From one Coffea eugenioides isolate CCC68of chromosome 11, Ceug_1.0, whole genome shotgun sequence genomic stretch:
- the LOC113752417 gene encoding receptor-like protein EIX2, which produces MTKLQAFEVGYNSLTGVLSEDHFAKLRELESLDLAGNSLALNVSSSWVPPFQLHEIRMQSIMVGPRFPAWLRLQKELEVLDLQNASISDAIPSWFRVLCYNIPILELSSNSLTGNPLEFKQLKHSQIASVDYLLRYRYISLSSNKLDGSLKPFPLDISVLDLSHNFLTGHIPQLEVGQTSVVRSLFLNDNRFTGTIPEDLCKMEYLSELDLSNNLLSERVPLCLGNLRDLEFLNLANNSLSGQIPSSLGNLWGLSKLLLNGNKLVGKLPASMQHLRNLKILDLGDNELKDIIPAWIGERLSNLMCLRFQSNNFHGPISDTLCQLSQLQLLNLAHNNLSGFIPHCFNNISAMVLGIDGGYKIFSDEIFQDIKGGREVEYSPERLRFVKSVSLSANNLVGEIPDEIMELVQLQVLNLSQNHLTGRIPEKIGNLKQLETLDLSMNALFGAIPESLSDLYSLNSLNLSHNKLSGPIPSGNQLQTLTDPSIYEGNSGLCGKPLPNNCWEHKSPTKNGPIHDDKGHSEFDWSWFYAGIGPGFAAGLSGVLGILLFKKSWRYAYFKFIESACDKIWVKTTRLRRNFR; this is translated from the coding sequence ATGACGAAGCTACAAGCATTTGAAGTTGGTTACAATTCATTAACTGGTGTCCTATCTGAAGACCATTTTGCAAAACTCCGAGAGCTAGAGTCACTGGACCTAGCCGGAAACTCACTCGCTCTGAACGTGAGCTCCTCGTGGGTTCCTCCATTTCAACTCCATGAAATTCGGATGCAATCCATCATGGTGGGACCCAGGTTTCCAGCTTGGCTTCGGCTGCAGAAGGAGCTTGAGGTGTTAGACTTGCAGAACGCGAGCATTTCAGATGCCATACCCAGCTGGTTTCGAGTGCTTTGTTATAATATTCCGATTTTAGAACTCTCCAGCAACAGCCTAACTGGAAATCCTTTGGAGTTCAAACAGTTGAAGCATAGTCAAATAGCTTCCGTTGACTATTTATTACGTTATCGATATATATCTCTAAGCTCCAACAAATTGGACGGATCTCTGAAACCGTTTCCGTTGGATATTTCAGTTTTAGATCTTTCACACAATTTTCTTACTGGACATATTCCGCAGCTTGAAGTTGGTCAAACTTCGGTTGTACGGTCTCTCTTCCTAAACGATAACCGTTTCACAGGTACTATCCCTGAAGACTTGTGCAAGATGGAATATTTATCAGAATTGGATCTATCCAACAATCTTCTGTCCGAAAGAGTTCCTCTGTGTCTAGGAAACTTGCGAGACCTGGAGTTCCTAAACTTGGCAAATAACAGTTTATCCGGTCAAATTCCGAGTTCACTGGGTAACTTGTGGGGACTTTCTAAGCTACTTTTGAATGGAAACAAATTGGTTGGGAAGCTCCCTGCCTCAATGCAGCATctgagaaatttgaaaattcttgatctCGGAGACAATGAACTGAAGGATATTATACCAGCTTGGATTGGGGAAAGGTTATCAAATTTAATGTGTCTAAGATTTCAGTCAAATAACTTCCATGGACCTATTTCTGATACACTCTGCCAACTCTCACAACTTCAACTGCTAAACTTAGCACATAATAACTTGAGTGGATTTATTCCTCACTGCTTTAACAACATTAGTGCCATGGTACTAGGGATAGATGGAggttacaaaattttttcagaCGAAATCTTTCAAGACATTAAGGGAGGAAGAGAAGTTGAGTATTCACCAGAAAGGCTTCGGTTTGTTAAATCCGTAAGCCTCTCAGCAAATAATTTAGTTGGTGAGATCCCTGATGAGATAATGGAGCTGGTTCAATTGCAAGTTTTGAATCTTTCACAAAATCATTTGACTGGAAGGATCCCCGAGAAGATTGGCAACTTGAAGCAACTTGAAACACTTGATCTATCAATGAATGCACTCTTCGGTGCAATCCCCGAAAGCTTATCTGATTTGTACTCATTGAACTCTCTGAATTTGTCACACAATAAACTTTCAGGGCCAATACCATCAGGAAATCAACTTCAGACCTTGACCGATCCATCCATCTATGAAGGAAACAGTGGACTTTGTGGCAAACCGCTCCCAAACAACTGCTGGGAACACAAATCGCCTACCAAAAATGGGCCCATTCATGATGATAAAGGCCACAGCGAGTTTGATTGGTCTTGGTTTTATGCTGGAATAGGACCGGGTTTTGCTGCCGGGCTGTCGGGAGTTTTGGGAATCCTTCTCTTCAAGAAGTCATGGCGCTATGCATACTTCAAGTTTATAGAAAGTGCCTGTGACAAAATATGGGTAAAGACTACTCGCCTGAGGAGGAATTTCCGTTGA